One window of Rhizobium leguminosarum genomic DNA carries:
- a CDS encoding glycosyltransferase family 2 protein, whose product MTAMELSTISGIEVAVVIPAYNASPYLAQTLQSVVDQTHKALEIIIVDDGSTDETASICRRIAAGDPRFKLLSTANRGVAAARNIGIEASTSGYIAFLDADDLWHPTYVERMLSALHPLPDAWGAVYALHRFIDPEGYCTKSGSSLNARDSILARHLVFRFVGNGSGFMVRRAVINKIGGYDPRYARQGIGGCEDFDFELRTAEHFKIETVPLGLVGYRIHSEAMSADKSRMARSLLAVSEQCITRNPDLPAFVISCARASAHLYAFSKFAILKDWPSAATSLKHIFHHSPMLASAVLAKLILTKANRAARRTLSKAWPVRENEENNVKKFDEIDPLSPLIGGWSRFRTKALLRRLSEIDRSGGCSHQM is encoded by the coding sequence GTGACGGCGATGGAACTCTCGACCATATCAGGGATTGAGGTGGCGGTCGTGATCCCCGCCTATAATGCCAGCCCCTACCTTGCCCAGACGCTTCAATCGGTTGTCGATCAGACCCATAAGGCACTGGAAATCATCATTGTCGACGACGGCTCAACCGACGAGACGGCGTCCATCTGTCGCCGCATCGCAGCCGGAGATCCAAGGTTTAAGCTTTTGTCGACGGCAAACCGCGGCGTCGCTGCCGCCCGCAATATCGGAATTGAGGCATCGACCTCAGGCTATATCGCCTTCCTCGATGCCGACGACCTATGGCATCCGACCTATGTCGAGCGCATGCTTTCGGCTCTCCATCCTCTGCCGGACGCCTGGGGCGCGGTTTATGCTCTTCACCGCTTTATCGATCCCGAGGGATATTGCACGAAATCCGGCTCGTCGCTGAACGCCCGGGACTCCATTTTAGCGCGTCATCTCGTCTTCCGCTTCGTCGGCAATGGCAGCGGCTTCATGGTTCGCCGCGCCGTCATCAATAAGATCGGCGGCTACGATCCGCGCTATGCCAGGCAGGGGATCGGCGGATGCGAGGATTTCGATTTCGAACTCCGTACGGCCGAGCATTTCAAAATCGAGACGGTGCCGCTGGGGCTGGTGGGATATCGTATTCACTCCGAGGCCATGTCTGCAGATAAATCACGGATGGCTCGATCACTTCTGGCGGTCAGCGAGCAATGTATCACCCGCAATCCGGACCTGCCAGCTTTTGTCATCAGCTGCGCCCGCGCCTCGGCGCATCTTTATGCATTCTCGAAATTTGCAATTTTGAAAGATTGGCCGAGCGCGGCCACCTCGCTGAAGCACATCTTTCATCATAGCCCCATGCTCGCTTCCGCCGTGCTGGCCAAGTTGATCCTCACAAAAGCCAACCGAGCAGCACGCAGGACATTGTCCAAAGCCTGGCCGGTCAGGGAAAATGAGGAAAACAATGTCAAGAAATTCGATGAGATAGACCCACTTTCGCCCTTGATAGGCGGTTGGTCACGCTTCAGAACGAAAGCATTGCTCCGGCGCTTGTCGGAAATCGATCGGTCTGGCGGATGCTCGCACCAGATGTGA